A stretch of Myxococcus hansupus DNA encodes these proteins:
- a CDS encoding DUF2381 family protein yields the protein MFSSLARLVLPLVFLVGLTAAAQPQEPLRARELKRRRVALSVATADKPVALHVAPDYLTALEFDSPVARDAVVLGDGGSRFALFEVTTRAIFLKPAMGLGPGRSVELIVPFADGAAPSRVVFSLVTHPAEVDVQVMVSRLPRTADAIQAELDDVRAACAANAAELEVLRARSAASGPVGMIFAGLLDRGGLQSGRVEPGIGQKGEGGLEFREGWTHRTSSWATLALRVHNTGAEPWTPVEARLTVAANGERINVLAVRMKEPRIEPGGTALVVVETGAPTWPEGAALRLELRDGGGTRRLLIPRFAF from the coding sequence GTGTTCTCGTCACTGGCCCGGCTTGTCCTGCCCCTCGTGTTCCTGGTGGGCCTAACGGCTGCGGCACAGCCCCAGGAGCCCCTCCGCGCGCGGGAGCTGAAGCGGCGGCGGGTGGCGCTCTCGGTGGCAACCGCAGACAAGCCTGTGGCGCTTCACGTCGCTCCGGACTACCTCACCGCGTTGGAGTTCGACTCCCCTGTGGCCCGCGACGCGGTGGTGCTCGGGGACGGTGGAAGTCGGTTCGCGCTGTTCGAGGTCACGACTCGGGCCATCTTCCTCAAGCCTGCGATGGGGCTGGGGCCTGGACGAAGCGTGGAGCTGATCGTCCCGTTCGCGGATGGCGCGGCCCCATCCCGCGTCGTGTTCTCGCTGGTCACGCACCCTGCCGAGGTGGACGTGCAAGTGATGGTGTCGCGCCTGCCGCGTACGGCAGATGCGATTCAGGCCGAGTTGGACGACGTGCGCGCCGCTTGTGCGGCCAATGCTGCCGAGTTGGAAGTGCTCCGGGCCCGCAGCGCTGCGAGCGGCCCGGTTGGGATGATCTTCGCGGGTCTGCTCGATAGAGGTGGTTTACAGAGTGGAAGAGTCGAACCAGGAATCGGCCAGAAAGGGGAAGGCGGGCTTGAGTTCAGGGAAGGGTGGACGCATCGAACAAGCTCCTGGGCAACACTCGCTCTTCGGGTACACAACACAGGCGCGGAGCCTTGGACGCCTGTAGAGGCACGGCTCACCGTGGCTGCGAACGGTGAACGCATCAACGTGCTCGCGGTGCGCATGAAGGAACCCCGGATTGAACCGGGTGGCACCGCCCTCGTGGTGGTGGAGACAGGAGCGCCCACTTGGCCAGAAGGCGCGGCTCTCCGGTTAGAACTGCGCGACGGTGGGGGCACTCGGCGCCTTCTCATTCCGCGCTTTGCGTTCTAG
- a CDS encoding serine/threonine protein kinase, giving the protein MLIGLSPAHLQPGQTVDGWHVVKPLGAGSFGAVYLVEKEGHHFAMKMAMHRASSGDAEQADARLLREMVCLSQVSGHANVVEVHAHGRWQHPTQGWLYIILDYVEGYTLGEWVEKTHPTAHEVARVFGKLSGALSHLHSRGVFHRDLKLGNILVRASDGEPFILDFSVGDYTLAPELTDTPLPPGTRRYRSPEATRFLRERGDEHDARYEFKATDDVYALGVCLYDVLTNPQPLSETPRVLVGAQWPPPAPHALNPRVPVSLSAAAMHFIERHPEKRAPSAEVMRRELDALLHEEGEVWTATLHVPTPRLPLALDVAHNDAPQDEAQTSTPKRAPGRRVAGTVAFLALVVASLAGYVALRPASKAEMPSAPITALPVGDAGLTSSSPPPTVPPPPLASSPGVALPPTVPVEKESPPVKRAPVPMSPPAESTARKPKALASRLSWPPSPWAGFIKTCAGATAAAALSLGCPGAQVRPEPGDCPSEAREVMFSRQIKGGLRLRSGDSVILTLDRRQPGMMSEPGFYEDGPVTGVVDVSDVRGLPEGTLLSGYLWTSGDVAVGRYTEAHLPGGRTVPVCIVLGSKGYMEKGPDSKPGVAHLNRSFPAYFVERWP; this is encoded by the coding sequence ATGTTGATCGGGTTGAGTCCGGCGCACCTGCAACCTGGGCAGACGGTGGACGGATGGCACGTCGTGAAGCCGCTGGGCGCGGGGAGTTTCGGCGCCGTCTACCTCGTGGAGAAGGAGGGCCACCACTTCGCGATGAAGATGGCCATGCACCGGGCCAGCAGTGGGGACGCGGAGCAGGCCGACGCGCGTCTACTGCGGGAGATGGTGTGCTTGTCCCAGGTGAGCGGGCACGCCAACGTCGTGGAGGTTCACGCCCACGGACGCTGGCAGCACCCAACCCAGGGGTGGCTCTACATCATCCTGGACTACGTGGAGGGCTACACGCTGGGGGAGTGGGTGGAGAAGACGCACCCCACGGCGCATGAAGTGGCCCGGGTGTTTGGCAAGCTCTCGGGCGCTCTTTCCCACCTGCATTCGCGCGGCGTCTTCCATCGTGACTTGAAGCTGGGAAACATCCTTGTGCGCGCCTCGGATGGGGAGCCCTTCATCCTGGACTTCAGCGTGGGGGATTACACGCTCGCGCCGGAGCTGACAGACACGCCCTTGCCACCCGGTACCCGGCGCTACCGCTCCCCCGAGGCGACACGATTCCTTCGCGAGCGCGGAGACGAGCACGACGCGCGTTACGAGTTCAAGGCGACTGACGACGTATACGCGCTGGGAGTCTGCCTCTATGACGTGCTGACCAATCCTCAGCCTTTGAGCGAAACGCCCCGCGTCCTGGTGGGGGCCCAGTGGCCTCCCCCCGCGCCGCACGCACTGAATCCGCGCGTGCCCGTGTCCTTGAGCGCTGCGGCCATGCACTTCATCGAGCGTCACCCCGAGAAGCGCGCCCCTTCCGCCGAAGTCATGCGGCGCGAGTTGGACGCGCTGCTACACGAAGAAGGCGAGGTGTGGACGGCGACGTTGCATGTCCCCACGCCCCGCCTTCCACTGGCCCTGGACGTGGCGCATAACGACGCGCCCCAGGACGAAGCGCAGACCTCCACGCCGAAGCGTGCCCCTGGGCGACGCGTGGCGGGCACTGTGGCCTTCCTGGCGCTCGTTGTGGCCTCGCTGGCGGGCTACGTGGCCCTGCGTCCTGCCTCGAAAGCGGAGATGCCTAGCGCGCCCATTACGGCCCTTCCGGTGGGGGACGCTGGTCTTACCTCCTCTTCCCCGCCTCCTACCGTGCCCCCTCCCCCCCTGGCGTCGTCCCCTGGGGTAGCTTTGCCCCCTACCGTACCTGTCGAGAAAGAAAGCCCTCCCGTGAAGCGCGCTCCCGTTCCGATGTCCCCTCCCGCAGAGTCCACCGCCAGGAAGCCGAAGGCCCTGGCCTCCCGTCTGAGCTGGCCCCCCTCGCCGTGGGCAGGGTTCATCAAGACGTGCGCGGGTGCGACTGCTGCCGCCGCGCTCTCCCTCGGTTGTCCGGGGGCGCAGGTACGTCCCGAGCCCGGTGACTGCCCTTCCGAGGCACGCGAGGTCATGTTCAGTCGGCAGATAAAGGGCGGGCTGCGTTTGAGATCGGGAGATTCAGTGATTCTTACTCTCGACAGACGGCAACCCGGCATGATGTCGGAGCCGGGCTTCTATGAAGACGGGCCTGTAACTGGGGTGGTGGATGTTAGTGACGTGCGCGGGCTCCCAGAGGGGACTTTGCTCTCGGGCTACCTCTGGACAAGTGGAGATGTGGCCGTAGGGCGCTATACGGAGGCGCACCTGCCGGGTGGACGGACTGTTCCGGTGTGCATTGTCCTGGGTAGCAAGGGGTACATGGAGAAGGGGCCCGATTCCAAACCAGGGGTGGCGCACCTCAATCGGTCGTTTCCTGCCTACTTCGTCGAGCGCTGGCCCTAG
- a CDS encoding ArsR family transcriptional regulator — protein MIEQVEQYRPRIVAALTDAGPQGRTVKELCGALGAGEQAIRRSLAVLVAAGVVREFSKYQPGVRGAVPRAYSLVGKGE, from the coding sequence GTGATTGAACAGGTTGAGCAGTACCGCCCCCGCATCGTCGCAGCACTCACAGACGCGGGTCCCCAGGGGCGCACCGTGAAGGAGCTGTGCGGCGCGCTTGGAGCGGGAGAGCAGGCCATCCGGCGCAGTCTCGCGGTGCTCGTCGCGGCTGGCGTGGTGCGCGAGTTCTCCAAGTACCAGCCCGGCGTTCGCGGCGCGGTGCCTCGGGCCTACAGCCTTGTCGGGAAGGGCGAATGA